In Fibrobacter sp. UWB10, a single window of DNA contains:
- a CDS encoding HD domain-containing phosphohydrolase, with protein sequence MVVNIVRYFIFVKSTHDVLSAGSHRDRVWKIIAGSLLCFFLMGYLFCAFVGEPDFVMALILFGGSVFVAIVLTLMFNLLDTAKSRSIDIAEVLVGVIDARDPNLNGHSRHVQRLTMLFFEYLPASIKRGINPVSLEYAALMHDVGKLGVPESILNKPAKLDPEEWVIMKRHPKVGVKILQPLQTFGHIMSWILYHHERIDGHGYYSCPGDKIPLPARIISIADTYSAITMRRSYKAPKTHEDALQIIKDVAGTQLDAELVKYFLTIPKERLIQCIPEQVKY encoded by the coding sequence ATGGTGGTAAACATCGTCAGGTATTTCATTTTTGTCAAAAGTACCCACGATGTGCTTTCGGCAGGAAGTCATCGTGACCGCGTCTGGAAAATTATTGCCGGAAGCTTGCTGTGTTTTTTCTTGATGGGCTACCTGTTCTGTGCGTTTGTGGGGGAGCCGGACTTTGTGATGGCGCTGATCCTCTTTGGCGGGAGCGTCTTTGTAGCGATTGTCCTTACGCTCATGTTCAATTTGCTCGATACGGCAAAGTCCAGGAGTATTGATATTGCTGAGGTCCTGGTGGGCGTGATTGATGCCCGAGACCCGAACTTGAACGGCCACAGCCGCCATGTGCAACGCCTGACCATGCTTTTCTTTGAATATTTGCCGGCGTCTATCAAACGTGGTATCAATCCGGTTAGCTTGGAATATGCAGCCCTGATGCACGATGTGGGCAAATTAGGCGTTCCTGAATCAATTCTGAACAAACCCGCTAAATTAGATCCAGAAGAATGGGTAATCATGAAGCGTCACCCCAAAGTTGGCGTCAAGATTTTGCAACCGCTCCAGACTTTTGGGCATATCATGAGCTGGATTCTTTACCATCATGAACGAATCGATGGCCACGGTTATTACAGCTGTCCAGGTGACAAAATCCCGTTGCCCGCTCGAATTATTTCCATCGCGGACACTTATTCGGCCATTACCATGCGTCGCTCGTACAAAGCGCCCAAGACTCACGAAGACGCTCTCCAGATTATTAAGGATGTTGCTGGCACGCAGCTAGACGCCGAACTCGTCAAGTATTTCTTGACAATCCCCAAAGAACGCCTGATTCAGTGCATTCCCGAACAGGTGAAATACTAA
- a CDS encoding InlB B-repeat-containing protein, with amino-acid sequence MSHLTRKLSYIAFFVLVAAISANAYTIKYNLNGGVNDPDNPTSYVQDKTDLFLKDPTREGYSFLGWYVVASSSSDFRDAMYFGYYQGKTTHTVGYYLGSFTVEARWGLIPETPKQDERGCYLIHNANELYGIASVSTPNRDSYSKPRYLFNGCISLQNDIVVNENLLDEKGDVALDNPVWWIMLGFQGEFEGNGFKISGLVGEGGFFVELGNEMYSWLGNITRVRNFGIEDSYFFGSTAGSIAAEAVGPVRLNNVYSNATVHASSGIAGGLIGVINVTNDACPTAAPSPTGSAKSLSKAQNIDSSRVSIIENAYSKGIIKGHYVGGIVSEMDAAILRNVYFAGELDGNFSDCIVEKKGFTCYASESIFEMENALCMNSKDTSVSQAKSLSASQFADGTALEILSKGENGFRWVQKVGSEAFPRLDNFLFGIHYVLNGGKNSTLNPDSYTKNDSPFALQDAVRDGDEFEGWFTDEFFTQKVDSINTSLYGEWTLYAKWKSYFAIYIDLNGGNRYKGNLEYENLMFPWSADSSTFVFERASRDGYEFEGWYTDTLFTNKITEVPAGNTEDVTVHAKWKMLDYTITYHLNGGVNDSENPTRFTVLDTGFVFKEPTREGAKFLYWGNSPLGYSVNQKIDKAKNYTLYAEWIPVPQQPKKNSKGCYLITTKEELYWLAELVNGGIEGMSGYETCASLQNDIVVNENVPKKSVDELDSMVYFNWKPFGIFEGTFAGNGHSISGLLVDDYCGNEEYYGGLFDEVWGENTVTGVTVKNTYTTRYGYIDSLRITGDRMALPSVAAKSSWRVDVQGSRVALSGLVSGKPLLVMDVQGRVLRKMTTQPSMTVELPKSGRFLIRYGRETKIVTIR; translated from the coding sequence ATGTCACATTTAACACGTAAGCTGTCTTACATTGCGTTTTTTGTACTTGTGGCAGCCATTTCGGCAAACGCCTATACCATCAAGTATAACTTGAACGGGGGAGTCAATGATCCGGACAACCCGACAAGCTATGTTCAGGACAAAACAGACCTTTTTTTGAAGGACCCGACTCGCGAAGGATATTCCTTCTTAGGGTGGTATGTTGTCGCGTCTAGTTCGAGTGATTTTCGAGATGCTATGTATTTTGGATACTATCAAGGTAAAACGACGCACACTGTTGGCTATTACCTTGGAAGTTTTACCGTGGAAGCGAGATGGGGGCTTATTCCGGAGACCCCAAAACAGGATGAGCGAGGCTGTTACCTAATTCATAATGCCAATGAACTTTACGGCATAGCGTCGGTCTCTACTCCCAATAGGGATTCTTACAGCAAGCCACGTTACCTTTTTAACGGCTGCATTTCGCTCCAGAATGACATTGTTGTAAATGAAAATCTCCTGGACGAAAAGGGTGATGTTGCCTTGGATAACCCTGTTTGGTGGATTATGCTTGGCTTTCAGGGAGAATTTGAAGGCAACGGCTTCAAGATTTCTGGTCTTGTGGGCGAAGGAGGCTTTTTTGTTGAACTTGGCAATGAAATGTATAGTTGGCTCGGGAACATCACTCGTGTAAGGAATTTCGGAATAGAGGATTCCTACTTTTTCGGGTCTACCGCGGGGAGTATTGCGGCTGAAGCAGTCGGTCCGGTGCGACTGAACAATGTCTATTCAAATGCGACGGTTCATGCTTCTTCAGGGATTGCAGGCGGTTTAATCGGCGTTATTAATGTAACGAATGACGCTTGCCCGACGGCTGCCCCTTCGCCGACAGGTTCTGCGAAGTCTCTTTCGAAGGCGCAGAATATTGATTCATCGAGAGTTTCCATTATCGAAAATGCCTACAGCAAGGGAATTATCAAAGGGCATTATGTCGGAGGAATTGTTTCGGAAATGGATGCCGCCATTTTGAGAAACGTCTATTTTGCTGGCGAACTGGATGGAAATTTTTCGGACTGCATTGTGGAAAAGAAGGGCTTTACTTGCTATGCTAGCGAAAGCATTTTTGAAATGGAAAACGCTCTGTGCATGAATTCCAAGGATACGAGCGTTTCGCAGGCGAAATCGCTTAGTGCATCGCAGTTTGCGGACGGAACGGCTCTGGAAATTCTTTCGAAGGGGGAGAACGGTTTTCGCTGGGTTCAAAAAGTGGGTTCCGAAGCGTTCCCTCGTCTTGATAATTTCCTGTTTGGAATCCATTATGTGCTGAATGGCGGCAAGAATAGCACGTTGAATCCGGATAGCTATACGAAAAATGACAGCCCATTTGCTTTGCAAGACGCTGTACGTGATGGTGATGAATTCGAAGGTTGGTTTACGGATGAATTCTTTACGCAAAAGGTCGATTCCATAAATACAAGCCTTTATGGCGAATGGACGCTTTATGCCAAATGGAAAAGCTACTTTGCCATCTATATCGACTTGAATGGCGGTAATCGCTATAAAGGGAATCTCGAATATGAAAATCTGATGTTCCCTTGGTCTGCGGATTCTTCGACATTTGTATTTGAGAGAGCTTCGCGCGACGGGTATGAATTTGAGGGCTGGTATACGGATACCCTCTTTACGAATAAGATTACGGAAGTCCCTGCCGGGAATACAGAAGATGTTACGGTGCATGCCAAGTGGAAAATGCTGGATTACACGATAACGTACCATTTGAACGGAGGTGTCAATGATTCAGAAAATCCAACTCGGTTTACGGTTCTTGATACTGGCTTTGTCTTTAAGGAACCGACACGAGAGGGTGCAAAATTCTTGTATTGGGGTAACAGTCCACTCGGGTATTCTGTGAATCAAAAAATAGATAAAGCAAAAAATTATACTTTGTACGCAGAATGGATTCCGGTCCCGCAACAACCGAAAAAGAATTCGAAGGGGTGCTATCTTATTACGACTAAGGAAGAACTGTATTGGCTTGCTGAACTCGTCAATGGAGGAATAGAGGGGATGAGTGGTTATGAAACATGCGCCTCCCTCCAGAACGATATTGTCGTTAATGAAAATGTGCCGAAGAAATCTGTGGATGAACTTGACAGTATGGTTTACTTTAACTGGAAACCATTTGGGATTTTTGAAGGAACGTTTGCAGGGAACGGTCATTCTATTTCGGGATTATTGGTGGATGATTATTGTGGCAATGAAGAATATTATGGAGGATTATTTGATGAAGTGTGGGGCGAAAATACAGTAACGGGTGTTACGGTTAAGAACACGTATACTACGCGTTATGGCTATATAGACAGCCTCCGGATTACAGGGGATCGCATGGCCCTTCCGAGCGTTGCTGCGAAAAGTAGCTGGCGCGTCGATGTACAAGGAAGCCGTGTAGCTCTCTCCGGGCTTGTTTCGGGTAAACCGCTCCTTGTGATGGATGTGCAAGGCCGTGTCTTACGCAAAATGACGACGCAGCCCTCGATGACTGTGGAATTGCCGAAATCGGGGCGTTTCTTGATTCGTTATGGTCGCGAAACCAAGATTGTCACGATCCGTTAA